The genomic stretch TCAAGCCTTACCCACAAAAGAAAACCCCGCACGCGGGGTTTCCTTCGGAGACAGAATAAGCCGCAGCTTACATCATGCCGCCCATACCACCCATGCCGCCCATATCAGGCATTGCAGCGCCGCCATCTTTCTTCGGCAGTTCAGCGACCATTGCTTCGGTCGTGATGATCAGGCCAGAAACAGATGCCGCGTTCTGCAATGCAGTACGGGTAACTTTAGTTGGGTCAAGGATACCCATCGCGATCATATCGCCGTACTCGGAAGTACGTGCGTTGTAACCGTAGTTGCCTTCGCCCGCTTTCACCGCGTTCAGGATAACGGATGGCTCATCGCCAGCGTTAGCGCAGATTTGGCGCAGTGGCTCTTCCATCGCACGCATAGCGATTTGGATACCTACGTCTTGCTCGTGATTCTCACCTTTCAGGCTGGCAATCGCTTGCAGCGCACGCACCAGTGCAACACCACCGCCAGGAACCACGCCTTCTTCAACCGCCGCACGGGTAGCGTGCAGGGCATCTTCAACGCGGGCTTTCTTTTCTTTCATTTCGATTTCGGTTGCAGCACCGACCTTGATGACCGCAACGCCGCCTGCCAGTTTGGCAACGCGCTCTTGCAGTTTTTCACGGTCATAATCAGATGAAGTGGTTTCGATTTGTGAACGCACTTGGTCAACACGCGCTTTGATGTCATCAGGAGAACCCGCGCCATCAATGATGGTGGTGTTGTCTTTGGTGATGTTGATGCGCTTGGCTTGACCCAGATCGTCCAGCGTGACTTTATCCAAAGCCAAACCGACTTCTTCAGAAATAACCGTGCCGCCCGTCAGGATAGCGATGTCTTGCAACATGGCTTTACGACGGTCGCCGAAGCCCGGTGCTTTAACGGCTGCCACTTTAACGATACCACGGATGTTGTTCACAACCAGTGTCGCCAGTGCTTCGCCTTCGATGTCTTCAGCGATGATCATCAGTGGCTTGCCTGCTTTAGCAGCGCCTTCGAGGGCTGGCAGCAGTTCACGGATGTTGGAAATTTTCTTGTCGTACAGCAGTACGTAAGGGCCTTCCAATTCAGCCGACATGCTTTGCTGGTTGTTCACAAAGTACGGGGACAGGTAACCACGGTCGAACTGCATACCTTCTACAACGTCAAGTTCGTTGTCGAGGCCGGAACCTTCTTCAACGGTGATGACGCCTTCTTTGCCAACTTTTTCCATTGCAGTCGCAATGATGTTGCCGATGGCTTCGTCAGAGTTGGCAGAAATGCTACCAACCTGTGCGATAGCATTGGTGTCAGCGCAAGGCGTAGACATTTTTTGCAATTCAGCAACCGCAGCGATCACAGCTTTGTCGATACCGCGCTTCAGATCCATAGGGTTCATGCCAGCAGTAACAGACTTCATGCCTTCACGCACGATGGCTTGCGCCAGTACGGTTGCAGTCGTAGTACCATCACCTGCCGCGTCAGAAGTCTTGGAAGATACTTCCTTAACCAACTGTGCGCCCATGTTCTCGAACTTGTCTTCCAGTTCGATTTCTTTGGCAACGGAAACGCCGTCTTTGGTCACGGTCGGTGCGCCGAACGATTTTTCCAGTACGACGTTACGGCCTTTAGGACCCAGTGTAACTTTTACGGCGTTAGCCAGAACATTGATACCGCGAACCATGCGAACGCGAGCGTCATCACCAAAACGTACTTCTTTAGCACTCATCTTATAATCCTCTTAAATTAGCCTTCGATAATCGCCAGCAGATCTTCTTCGCGCATGATCAGTACTTCCTGACCATCCATTTTGATTGCTGTACCGGCGTATTTACCGAACAAAACTTTGTCACCGACTTTTACTTGCAGCGCGATACGCTCATTGTCATCGCCAACCTTGCCTGGGCCTACCGCAAGCACTTCGCCGCGATCCGGTTTTTCAGTAGCATTGTCAGGGATGATGATGCCGCTGGCAGTTTTGCGCTCTTCTTCCATACGGCGTACTACAACGCGGTCATGCAATGGACGGATATTCATGGTCAGTATTCTCCTCAAACCAATAAGATTAGGGCATTAGGGTTGTTGTTAGCACTCAAGGCTAGTGAGTGCTAATAATAGGGACGGCTTAAGTAAAGTCAAGGGCGATCGAGTGAATTTTTTGTATCATCGTCCCGATGCACGACTTCGCCTTCGATGTCATGGCTATTGTAAGAGCGGGAAGATTGCGAATATTGGAAGCCAGTAGCCGACACCACGCCACGTTTGAGCAAGGCTTTGATCAACAAGTAACGAGTAGGTGGCAGTAGCAGGATTAGCCCGAGTATATCGCTGAAAAAACCGGGAATGATGAACAGCAAGCCGCTAAGCAGCAGCATGATACCTTCAAGCCCCGCTTGGGCAGGGGGTTGACCCGTTTGCATCTCACGCTGGAATTTTGCCAAGGTCACCAGCCCTTGATGGCGCAGCAAAAACATGCCAAACACACCGGACAGGATCAACAGCAGGATCGTCGCAAACGCACCAATGGCGCTGCCCACCTTGATAAGCAACCAAAGCTCAATGAACGGAACCAGCAACAACAGTACAGTAAACACAGGAAAGCGACGCATTATCCAACAGTCCATTCAAACCAATAATTAAAACTATATCGGTCTGAATTTTGTGTTTTCAAGGCATTTTTGTAAAATTCAGGCCGCTTTTGCCTGCACATCCCTTTCGTTCTTCATCCGTTCCCGCAATTGCACCAGCGGAATCGGGCGGCCACAATAATAGCCTTGGGCAAAATCCACGCCGATCTCCCGCAGACGCACCAAGGTTTCACCGTCTTCGACCAGCTCGGCAATCGTCAGCAGGTTCATCACCTGACCCACATCATGCACTGCCTTGACCATCGCCGCATCCACCGGGCTGGACACTAGGTTGTGCACAAAATTACCGTCGATTTTCAGGTAACTCAACGGCAATTCACGCAAGTAACTGAGGGATGAAAAGCCGCTGCCGAAATCATCCAGCACCAAATGACAGCCTAGGCTATGCAGGGCATTCATCACCCGTTTCGCATGGACGAAATTACTGATGGCCACCGATTCGGAAATTTCAAAACAAATCATGCCGGGGTTGATGCCAAAATGGTTGAGCTGCTCTTCGACATACCCAAACAGCCGCGCATCCTGCACCGACTGACCGGACAGGTTGATCATCAAACGGATTTCCTGACACGGTTGGGTTTGTTGATCACCGCGACAACCCGCCAACATTTCCAAAGACTTATGAATAATCCAGCGGTCAATGCTGGTCATCAGGTCGAGTCGGTCAGCAACCGGCAAAAAACTGCCCGGATTCAGCAGCGCCTGACGGAAGGGTAAACGCAACAAAATTTCGTATTGCCGGAAATGCTGGTTACGTGCCGAATGTAACGGCACAACAGGTTGAGCAAACAGGATGAAACGGTCTTCGCGGATCGCATCCTTCAGCAGCTTGCCCCAATCATGTACCCGCTGATTAGACATTTCCTCACGCTTTTCTTCAGCATGGATAAAGACCTGATTACGCCCCAGTGCTTTAGCGGTGTAACAAGCTTTGTCCGCATCCGAAAACAGTTGTTTTATTTGAATATTACTGGCGGGCATAAACTCCAATAAACCGACACTTGCGCCGATAGAAAATACCTTGCCTTCCCAACTAAAACGGAAGTTGCGCAATTCGGTCAGAATGGATTCCATAATATGACGGCCCTTTTCCAGACCACAACCTTCTAGGAATACCGCAAACTCATCCCCGCCAATCCGTGCCACCTTGTCCGAATTGCGCACAGCGCGACGAAATATTTGTGCCACCTGTTTCAGCAATTCATCGCCTGCCAAATGCCCACAGGTGTCATTGATAATCTTGAAGTTATCCAGATCCACACTCGCCAATACGTGGCTGCGGGTCAATGTAGAGGTATCATGCGCCAATTGCTCAACATATTGTTCAAAGCTGGTACGGTTCATTAAATCAGTCAAGGCATCACGTGATGCTTGACGATATAAACGGTTGATTATTTTACGATCTGCCGTAACATCACGAAAAATAAACACGATAGCTTTACAGTGTTCAAGGATACAGGTCGTATTTAATTCAACAAAGCGCTCTTCACCCACGCGCGGATACAGCTTGACTTGCCCGAACTGCAAGGGATGATTGGGGTGGGCAAGATTGGTTTCAAAGGCTTTCACGCCCAGGGAGTTTCCTTGTAAATCTTCCAGTTTCAACACCTTGCTAACATGCTCACCCAGCACTTTATCACGCTGCCACAAGGTCAGCTTCTCAGCACTGGCGTTCATATAGGTGATATTGCCCTGCTGGTTAGCGACGATCACCCCACCTGCCAAGGCATCCAGTACCCACTCGGTATTGACCTGCTCTTGTGACGGCTTGGTTTTCGGCTCAGAGGGAGCGCTATCCGGGTCAATAACCACCGTACTAATGATGGGTATGGTCATTGGTTTACCATGGCGCATCAGAAGATAAACGGCAAGCCCTTGCGCAGCGGCAATAACCGGCAACAAATAAGGCACAGAACCTGTCAACCAAGACAAATCGGCTGCCACAGATAGCTTATTTAGCTGACCACTGGACAATGCCCAGACAAACATAACAGCCAACGCAACCAATGACAGGATTGGAACGACAAATCGCATCAAATCCCCCTAAAACAGGTATCTTATGTAATAATTATGATTAAATACTAGCCTTTATTATAACTAATTTACTTGACAACTGCTACTCCGCCTGTCTGATAAAAAACCATCATCTAGCATCGTCCAGCGCCATCACCAAAACCCAACTATTAATGTTTTTAAAATATCTTAATCCAATTTTCTCATTTTATTAAAAGCCCACTTGACAATTAGATTAAAGAACGGGAATATACCGACATATTTTTTAAACATAATGCAAAAGGAAAGGTGTTATTCATGTCCAACGTTGATATTTCCAATCTTAGCGTCGCAGAACTTGAAAAA from Thiothrix litoralis encodes the following:
- a CDS encoding sensor domain-containing protein is translated as MRFVVPILSLVALAVMFVWALSSGQLNKLSVAADLSWLTGSVPYLLPVIAAAQGLAVYLLMRHGKPMTIPIISTVVIDPDSAPSEPKTKPSQEQVNTEWVLDALAGGVIVANQQGNITYMNASAEKLTLWQRDKVLGEHVSKVLKLEDLQGNSLGVKAFETNLAHPNHPLQFGQVKLYPRVGEERFVELNTTCILEHCKAIVFIFRDVTADRKIINRLYRQASRDALTDLMNRTSFEQYVEQLAHDTSTLTRSHVLASVDLDNFKIINDTCGHLAGDELLKQVAQIFRRAVRNSDKVARIGGDEFAVFLEGCGLEKGRHIMESILTELRNFRFSWEGKVFSIGASVGLLEFMPASNIQIKQLFSDADKACYTAKALGRNQVFIHAEEKREEMSNQRVHDWGKLLKDAIREDRFILFAQPVVPLHSARNQHFRQYEILLRLPFRQALLNPGSFLPVADRLDLMTSIDRWIIHKSLEMLAGCRGDQQTQPCQEIRLMINLSGQSVQDARLFGYVEEQLNHFGINPGMICFEISESVAISNFVHAKRVMNALHSLGCHLVLDDFGSGFSSLSYLRELPLSYLKIDGNFVHNLVSSPVDAAMVKAVHDVGQVMNLLTIAELVEDGETLVRLREIGVDFAQGYYCGRPIPLVQLRERMKNERDVQAKAA
- a CDS encoding FxsA family protein; amino-acid sequence: MRRFPVFTVLLLLVPFIELWLLIKVGSAIGAFATILLLILSGVFGMFLLRHQGLVTLAKFQREMQTGQPPAQAGLEGIMLLLSGLLFIIPGFFSDILGLILLLPPTRYLLIKALLKRGVVSATGFQYSQSSRSYNSHDIEGEVVHRDDDTKNSLDRP
- the groES gene encoding co-chaperone GroES, encoding MNIRPLHDRVVVRRMEEERKTASGIIIPDNATEKPDRGEVLAVGPGKVGDDNERIALQVKVGDKVLFGKYAGTAIKMDGQEVLIMREEDLLAIIEG
- the groL gene encoding chaperonin GroEL (60 kDa chaperone family; promotes refolding of misfolded polypeptides especially under stressful conditions; forms two stacked rings of heptamers to form a barrel-shaped 14mer; ends can be capped by GroES; misfolded proteins enter the barrel where they are refolded when GroES binds), with translation MSAKEVRFGDDARVRMVRGINVLANAVKVTLGPKGRNVVLEKSFGAPTVTKDGVSVAKEIELEDKFENMGAQLVKEVSSKTSDAAGDGTTTATVLAQAIVREGMKSVTAGMNPMDLKRGIDKAVIAAVAELQKMSTPCADTNAIAQVGSISANSDEAIGNIIATAMEKVGKEGVITVEEGSGLDNELDVVEGMQFDRGYLSPYFVNNQQSMSAELEGPYVLLYDKKISNIRELLPALEGAAKAGKPLMIIAEDIEGEALATLVVNNIRGIVKVAAVKAPGFGDRRKAMLQDIAILTGGTVISEEVGLALDKVTLDDLGQAKRINITKDNTTIIDGAGSPDDIKARVDQVRSQIETTSSDYDREKLQERVAKLAGGVAVIKVGAATEIEMKEKKARVEDALHATRAAVEEGVVPGGGVALVRALQAIASLKGENHEQDVGIQIAMRAMEEPLRQICANAGDEPSVILNAVKAGEGNYGYNARTSEYGDMIAMGILDPTKVTRTALQNAASVSGLIITTEAMVAELPKKDGGAAMPDMGGMGGMGGMM